The genomic segment CTAAAAACCATGACGTAGGCCGGCGCTCCCCTAGACAACGCCTGTGGTTTGGATGTAAGACCCGCTATCATTGGAAGTTATTgtagtgttttctttaagacctaagagtccttttgtaatgaatctTATCATTATGTAACGACACAGTTATGTTATCACTTGTGAAGCCACCATGTAAATAAAAACTTTATCCTAACATACATGTAGAATACATCTGATTTGTTCTCTTGAAAACCAGGTGTAACCCCGCAGGAATTGATAACCACTAGACATCATCCGAACAGATTCATCCAGTTGCTAGTCAACTGGGAGAAAGGTGTTGCAAGCTTCAGAGTTCAGATTGTATGGTGCATGACTGTCATGCATCTGCATCGCTGCAGAGTGCAGGGTTCTTGCTTACTACAGAAGTGCACAGGTTCACAATAGAACACGGTAGAACACTAAATGCTAGTCAACTGGGCATTAACATGATATGAGAAAATAGGCTTTCATATACATAGATATTTTTTAAGGGGAAATAGCAGCGGAAACCCCAACTGTggtaaatatattaataaaataaaaagaggaGCACTGTACAAAGAAGCACCAAAGGAGAGGGCAGGGAAGGAAAAGGAAACAAACATAGAAGAAAGAGGCCAGCCAAGCTGAAAAAGGAGTGTTTAGCGACTCTCGCATCCTGTGAGATTGAAGATAAGCCTCTTTCATGAAATCATTTACATCACTGAAGTTATTTACAAGAATGTGTTTCCTGAAGGATGCTATACAATAACACGTAAGAGGTTACCTTCAAGGAAGTTAGAATTCTTCATCATTTTCTGTTGGTCGTGTAATGGGTATTGACCATCTTCCTAGATGGGCTGTGTAATTTGTGCATCTGACAACGCCTCTTCCTTTTGGTCCATCCGGGAAATCGATCACACTGATGCTGCCATCGTCTAGATGAAAAGATGACATGTACTCCATTGGTAAATTGAGACATTGGCAGATTAGAGCTAGGTGAATGGCAGGATGGCCTACAGCCACAAGAACTCGATCCGATGTACTATCATCTGGCAATTCATTTAGCAAGGCTTGCCATGCATCCTTGGACTGAGCCCACAGTCGCTCTAGTGTTTTGTATTCCATGCTGTCGCGGCAACCGGATTGAACGATTTCCCCAAAGCTCTGcagaaagaaagcaaagaatTATGATTACTCAAATGCACAAAACGTTATTAAAATGTTTCCATGCAACAAGCTCAGTATGCACAGGAGAGCACATCGACATGTTAAATGCAAATTTTAAGACATATGAAAAGAGTTTCGAATCATCCATATGCTAGTAAAGCTAGTGACACGCTTAGCAGAAATCATAGAAATTGCGGATGATGTAACCTTTTGCTTCGTTTGGAAGGCATCGTCAATTTCCAGTTCTAGCAAGCTCTTCCTTTCCACATAACGAGGCACACAGTCAGCACCTAAGCAATCTGCAGCCTCTTGGACCTGCAGATAGAGCAGGTAAAAAATTAGGCAGAAATTAAAGGGAACAAAAATTAACTAAACTTCATGTTTAGTTCATATTATAGTTACCTCACATATAGCGGTTGCAGTATCAACAGCTGCAACTTGCGGGCTACAGAGAATACTGTTCACCTTCAAATCTAGAAGTAGTTCTGCAATCTTCTGGGACTGAAAGTATTTGTCAAGAAATGAGCTGAGGgtttttttattggaaaaaaatGGCGATGTAGGAAACAAAGTGGCATACCTGTATTATGCCAAGCATGTTCAGCGGTGCATATCCCATTCCAGCTAAACTAATCTGGAACTCAGCAATgaaaattaattacaaaaatgGAAACCTTGAAGCCTACAAATTGTCTGTTGCATGGTCCTCTGTATACCTGAATTCTTCGGAAAATCAAACTACATAGTTGGTTTATTTCGATCCATAAAACAAGAGCAAATGTATCTAGTCATTATCTAAAATTCACATTTTTAGTGGTGTAGCACATTTTATTTTCGGCTTTTCATGCCATTGGTTGCATTAAGTTGAATAGGTTTAGACAGTTTTTTAGAGGTAATTTCAGGAATTGCAAAATCAGATCCCAAAAGAATAGCTAATGTTTTTTTTATCCATAGGACATGAGCAAATTCGTTGGcacacacacatgcacataCAAGGAAACCTATACCTCAGGACTATTCTGTGTAGCTCCTTGACAGGCCAGAATGATCCTCTTGCTCGTCTTTCTTCCTCCAGGACTTCCAGCAACAGGAGAATACGGTGTCTAACAAATACAAGTATGAAAGGAAGATTAAATCCatgtttcatttctttgattctttcatgTCTGTCTTGTCTGGGTTATTCTTTGATCTTAAAATTGATATGAAGTAGCAATACCGTGCACTAACAGAAACAGGTATGTATTTCATAATTTCAAGGTTCACTTTACAAGAATATCACATGCATGAAAAGCACATAGCCAATGATCCATACAAAGTTACTCGCACCTGATTTAAGCGGTTGAGGCATACACCTGGAGGACCTCCTCCAGTCTGTGGCGTGAAATCCAGAACACTAGCACCACAATTGCTCTGGAGCAGAATCCGAAAGTACTCCGCACCAAGTCCTAAACATAAACATCGGGAAACCACACATCAATTTTGAGCACCCTTGGGATTACGAAATCCACATCAAAATGTAGCAGCACCCACCCAATGATGTGGCAACAAGCGCCTGGTTCACTGCATTATGTGCAACTACAAGCACCGACTTGCCCTCATGCGCCAAAATCCTCTCCCAGCAGTTCTGGGCGCGGTCCCACAGCTCCCGCACTGGGTAGTGCCCGTCAATGCTGAAGTTGGCCGCATTCTTCTGCCACTGCAGGTATTGAACACCATACCTCTCCTTCCCTTCATGCTTCAGCAGTCCCTGAAAATCAGAATCACCATATTATTACGCTAAGGCATTTTCACAAGCATCTTCCAAGCATCCATCAAGGAATCAACAAGCCATTGACGAAACTGTGCAGGCGTTCCCCCAAACACACGCTGCAAGCATTACATAGAGTCGCAGACTACCCAATATGCAGATTGAATTCCGAGACCTGGAAAGAGTAGAGATCGATCTCGCGGAGGTCGGAGTCCGGGGTGAGGTCCTCGTCGCGTCCTTCCCAGATGATCTCGGCGGTGCGGTGGGAGCGCGCGAGCGGGCTGGTGAAGCAGGCGTCGAAGGAGTCGGAGAGGAGCATTTGGCGGGAGGTCTCGGCCTGGGACTCGCCCTTGGGCGTGAGCACGGAGGTGTTGGAGCTCCCCTGGATGCGGCCCTCCGCGTTCCACGTGCTCTGGCCATGCCGCACCAGCACCACCCGCTTCGCCTCCCGCAGCGGCGGGAGCGACGCGCCCGGGTGGGGGCTCGGGGACCTCTCCAGCTCGTGCACGCCCGAGCATCGGACGCTGCGTCCGAGTCTTCGCCGGccagcggcggccggcgacggcggcggggcgagggtgaggaggagcatgtgtgttgTGCGGAGGGGAGCGGAGAGAAGGTTGTGTGGTTTGCGTTAAGTTTCCCGCGAAGGATTTGCCAGGGGGCCCAGATAGAACGACTGTACGAGGCGTATGTTTGTTAGTGTTACATGCAAACGCATTCCAGAACCAAATCTCGGCTTGGATGGTTAGCGTACATGTCTAGAAGGTTAGCTGATGATTAAATTTTATATTTACTTCTTGTGTGTTTTAGTAGCAGACGACGTCAACAGTGAGATGATTTTATCCATTTTTAAATTCTGTATCTCTAACTTTAATAGATGTTTTGTAAATACATATGTATAATATTATCGGTATGTATTTATGAGTTGTAttgatgttttaaaaaaatctaactaCAGTCTATGGCCTTATCTTGGGCCGTATCAAACTTCTATTTGTCCCAAAAAATATGGGGAGGTGCAGCCATTCTCTTCTCTACTAGAAGCTCGAGGAGGAGCTCTATTACAGAGTtttctttttacattttttaacttaaaaaattaaataaatagctcccagataaaaaaaattacagaaataGACGTCTATCGTCCTCTCAAAGACTGCAACCCTTTGAAAGGGCGATAAGGATATCACGATAACAAGCACAtgccttaccgccctctcagaggacgATTAGCCCTTGCAACCAGAGGGCGGACACTACTCAGCGCTCAATTTTCTGTTCTTATCTTCTTTATTTAAAATAGTGGTCTTCTATTGCTTCAAAAATCTTAAACATTTTtgtacatgtttcataatccatgtgcaacccgttttaattggattcacttaaaaatcatgtgtataatttaaactaaaattctctaaaaaagatacttttataatttctagaaattgttagggcatcaaataaattccaaaaaatctagaaaaatttactaatattctttttatatgatggactaatttctaaagttattttcagcactaggtttttatatgtttgaattcaaatagagttaaaagaagaatatcacatgaaattataaaaatacatataaatagagcattacaaaggaactcactttttcaccatataacctaggaccgaaaataattttagaaattagtccatcatataagaagaatattagtgaatttttttagatttttgagaatttatttgatgccctaacaatttctagaagttataaaagtaccttttttagagaattttaatttaaattatacacatgatttttaagtgaatccaattaaatcgggttgcacatggattatggaacatgtacaaAAAATTTAAGATTTTTGAAGTAACAGAAGATCACTATTTTAAACATAGAAGATGAGAACAGAAAATTGAGCGCTGAGTATTGTTTATCGCGTGAACAATACCTGCCCGCCCTCTCAATTGGGTGCATGTGCTTGCCACCGTGGTATCCTTACCGTCCTCTCAAGCCCTTTGAGAGGACGGTAAGCGTCTATttctataaatatttttcatccgagagctatttatttaattttttaaattaaaaaatataaaaataaaaaaagctcctCTGTTACATTCTCTTCTGGTCACAATGACTTCAGGTCCTTACACGCCTCGGCACTAGCTTCTGCTCCAAACCCGGACCTCGCCGCCTGTTTGCTCCTCTCCGACAGCCCGCGGCGACGTATGCTCGCCAAGATATGACCAAACAAAGCTTCAGAATGCCAACCGAAGAGCtcccaaaattcaaaaaatgtaACAATGTAAAATAGGCCAGAATCTACAATTGCTACGTACGCCCTTGTTTTTGAATGACGGAAATTCAGAGGTTTACATTAGCTTAAACAATACAATAGCTAAAAAAACTATTATCACAACTACCTGCAACTCTTTCTACGGCTGTTACCACGCATCCTCAGATGCTCATAAATCAGCCATTTCCATTTATACATTTAGTCTACACACTCGCTTATTATCACGatccaaattcttaatcatacgattaatcataatcatatttttgaagcattatgtttaatctTTATGTAATTATAATTCAGAATGTTAATGCATTCatatgaaatcatttggatgagagaaagaaatacacGAGGGAAAAGAATCGAATTCGCAGCGAAAATAGAGACATTTCACTTACATGTGGACCCCACATGTGACCCCACCTTCCAACCACCCCAAAGAGGCAGCTCACCtaccccccctctctctctcccaactgctcccacccTCACTCCCGTGCTCCAACCGGCCTAAGCaaggagagcaagagctccCACTCCTCTCTCACTCCATCTTtctatttcttccaaaatccgagctctagAGAAAGATTGGAGGtaagtatgtggtaccattgcattctagagctcataagctactcatccatccaattcattttcaaatTCTCGGAGGATTTGAGTCGTTCTTGGCTCGTTTTGATGTTTAGGGTTAAAACGAGAAGAACACCGGGATTCTTCGTTTCCcgagcatttcctccacttttcgatggtcACCCAGCTTCataagcatcttgagtaagtctcttaggctccccgtGGCAAGAATTcatgatttggttgatcgatttcgagttttagcaaagtttatgagtttttgaggttttggaccaaaatgaggatttagatgagatttgatttaggaattgagttgctaggtggttagttgagttctagactatctaaactctcccaaacatatcctCTTTGGAGTGGAAAAGAACGCAAATcaatttggcaaagtt from the Phragmites australis chromosome 19, lpPhrAust1.1, whole genome shotgun sequence genome contains:
- the LOC133900487 gene encoding 2-carboxy-D-arabinitol-1-phosphatase-like, which encodes MLLLTLAPPPSPAAAGRRRLGRSVRCSGVHELERSPSPHPGASLPPLREAKRVVLVRHGQSTWNAEGRIQGSSNTSVLTPKGESQAETSRQMLLSDSFDACFTSPLARSHRTAEIIWEGRDEDLTPDSDLREIDLYSFQGLLKHEGKERYGVQYLQWQKNAANFSIDGHYPVRELWDRAQNCWERILAHEGKSVLVVAHNAVNQALVATSLGLGAEYFRILLQSNCGASVLDFTPQTGGGPPGVCLNRLNQTPYSPVAGSPGGRKTSKRIILACQGATQNSPEISLAGMGYAPLNMLGIIQSQKIAELLLDLKVNSILCSPQVAAVDTATAICEVQEAADCLGADCVPRYVERKSLLELEIDDAFQTKQKSFGEIVQSGCRDSMEYKTLERLWAQSKDAWQALLNELPDDSTSDRVLVAVGHPAIHLALICQCLNLPMEYMSSFHLDDGSISVIDFPDGPKGRGVVRCTNYTAHLGRWSIPITRPTENDEEF